One Cuculus canorus isolate bCucCan1 chromosome 2, bCucCan1.pri, whole genome shotgun sequence genomic region harbors:
- the MRPL13 gene encoding 39S ribosomal protein L13, mitochondrial, with the protein MASFTKAAQQWATFARAWYLLDAKMQPPGKIAAATVIRLEGRHKPIYHAISDCGDHVVIINTRHIAFSGNKWEQKVYSSHTGYPGGFRQVTATQLHLKDPTAIVKLTVYRMLPKNLQRRTMMQRLHLFPEDVIPEDIEKNLLQEIPQPRAVPKRLDEYTPEEIAAFPKVWTPPKDFRRK; encoded by the exons caATGGGCTACTTTTGCCAGAGCCTGGTATCTCCTCGATGCGAAGATGCAGCCACCAGGAAAAATAGCAGCTGCAACTGTAATCAGACTTGAAGGCAGGCATAAACCTATTTATCATGCAATAA GTGACTGTGGAGATCATGTTGTCATAATAAATACAAGGCATATTGCCTTCTCTGGTAACAAATGGGAACAGAAAGTATATTCTTCACATACTGG CTATCCTGGGGGTTTCAGACAAGTGACTGCCACTCAGCTCCATTTGAAGGATCCAACTGCT ATTGTTAAACTCACTGTTTATAGAATGCTTCCAAAAAATCTTCAGAGAAGAACTATGATGCAGAGGCTGCACCTTTTCCCAGAAGAT GTTATTCCAGAAGATATAGAGAAGAATCTCCTACAAGAGATTCCTCAGCCACGTGCAGTCCCCAAGAGGCTGGATGAATATACGCCAGAAGAAATTGCTGCCTTTCCGAAGGTTTGGACTCC